A single Ziziphus jujuba cultivar Dongzao chromosome 11, ASM3175591v1 DNA region contains:
- the LOC107432997 gene encoding protein DETOXIFICATION 21, producing MEEEINKRLLVRGEIRAEDIVDEEVSLKEAIRKESKKIWIVAAPAIFTRFSNFGLIVISQAFIGRIGSTELAGYALVFSVIVKFSTGILLGMSSALQTLCGQAYGARQYHMLGVYLQRSWIVLFFSSICILPSFIYTAPILKFLGQEEKISEMAGYIALWFIPILFAYGVSLTCQMFLQAQSKNMIIGYLAAFSTLFHLILSWLLTVKFKFGIPGAMASIILANWIPNLGQLMFIMWGGCGQTWNGFSSLAFKDLWLLVKLFVSSGVMICVEAWYNTVLVLLTGKLKNAEVSIDALSICLNIDGWELMISLGFMAAASVRVSNELGRGSSRAAKFSIVMTLLTSLAIGFVLFLIFLFLRGNLVYIFTESKDVAKAVSNLSSLLALSLLLNSVQPVISGVAVGAGWQSTLAYVNLACYYLIGIPVGLVLGYLLNMQSKGVWTGMLLGTFVQTVVIVIVTWKTDWDKQVTLARNRVINWLVADNEGSNPKTSETFES from the exons atggaagaagaaattaataaaaggcTTCTTGTAAGAGGAGAGATTCGAGCGGAAGACATAGTGGATGAAGAGGTTTCACTGAAGGAAGCAATAAGAAAGGAAAGCAAGAAAATATGGATAGTGGCTGCTCCTGCTATTTTTACAAGATTCTCCAATTTTGGGCTAATTGTCATAAGTCAAGCTTTCATTGGACGTATTGGTTCTACTGAGTTAGCTGGATATGCTCTTGTATTTTCTGTAATTGTGAAGTTTTCTACTGGAATTTTG TTGGGCATGTCTAGTGCACTACAAACTCTATGTGGTCAAGCATATGGCGCAAGACAATACCACATGCTAGGAGTATATCTTCAAagatcatggatagttttgttTTTCAGCTCGATCTGTATTCTTCCTTCGTTTATCTATACGGCCCCAATTCTGAAGTTTCTTGggcaagaagaaaaaatatcagAAATGGCAGGATATATTGCATTATGGTTCATCCCCATCCTATTTGCCTACGGTGTGTCCTTGACCTGCCAAATGTTCCTACAAGCACAGAGCAAGAACATGATTATTGGATACTTGGCAGCATTTTCAACTCTGTTCCATTTGATCCTTTCTTGGCTTTTGACTGTGAAATTTAAGTTTGGGATTCCGGGTGCTATGGCGTCCATAATATTAGCAAACTGGATTCCGAATCTTGGTCAGCTTATGTTCATTATGTGGGGTGGGTGCGGTCAGACATGGAATGGTTTCTCATCCTTAGCTTTCAAGGATCTCTGGCTTCTTGTCAAACTTTTTGTGTCATCTGGTGTAATGATATG TGTAGAGGCCTGGTACAATACAGTTTTGGTTCTTTTAACAGGGAAGCTTAAAAATGCTGAAGTTTCAATTGATGCTTTATCCATTTG CCTAAACATTGATGGATGGGAATTGATGATATCGCTTGGTTTTATGGCTGCGGCAAG TGTTCGGGTGTCGAATGAGCTTGGAAGGGGTAGCTCCAGAGCAGCAAAGTTCTCAATTGTGATGACATTGTTGACTTCATTAGCAATTGGATTTGtgctttttctaatttttctctTCTTGAGAGGAAACCTTGTTTACATCTTCACAGAAAGTAAGGATGTAGCTAAAGCAGTTTCCAATTTGTCATCTTTGTTGGCTCTCTCTTTACTGTTGAACAGTGTTCAACCAGTTATCTCTG GAGTTGCTGTTGGAGCTGGGTGGCAGAGCACTTTAGCATATGTGAACCTAGCTTGCTATTACCTTATAGGGATTCCTGTTGGCCTTGTGCTTGGTTATCTTTTGAATATGCAATCAAAA GGTGTGTGGACTGGAATGCTATTGGGAACATTTGTTCAAACTGTTGTAATTGTTATTGTCACCTGGAAAACTGATTGGGATAaacag GTAACACTAGCTCGTAATCGTGTTATCAATTGGCTTGTAGCAGATAATGAAGGATCAAACCCCAAAACTTCAGAAACATTTGAAtcctaa